aagaaaaacaaaaatcaggCCCACGGCCTAACAAAACTGATCAATACAACAAGAAAACTTAGGCCCATTCAGTTGTCAGCGAAAGGATGAAAAACGtatcgaaaaataaatttagcgTTTATTTTCTTGGTATTCGGTTATCAAGAATGTAACAAGACCCAAAATTCTAAggtttttaataaataatttagATTCCTTCGGAACAGACGCGGTCAAAAGCACAAGATTTCTCCTGCGATCTCAGAATTGATATGCGCAGGCGATTAGCAGTAGCATTTGATTCCTTTCAGGATAGAAGAAATACTGCATtttattggtttggttctgtgGATTTATGATGAATAGGTTGCCAGAGCTGGACATGCCCATCAAAATGATTGGTGATACGATGCCGGATTgctttctttgaattttttttttccgtgttTCTTGCTATTTTGTGGGTAAATGGTGACTAGGTAACTCGTGTGTGACCTCGGTTTCATTCCGAGGGAAGCCCAGGTAGGTTTTGATATGGCGGAGGTGGGCGGACATAGAATAAGGCCGTGGTTAATGGGTGTGATATGGATGGgagagttgaaaaaaaataggtttACAATTTCCTACAGATCAGGGCATGTGTTGGGACTGAGTTAAACATTTTTGCAGGTTCAAATAGAATCACTCCTCGAGTTCAAatagaaacatttttttctctgagtgcgaaaagaaaaaaattagaatcactccttgccgttcaaaaaaataaaaataaaaataatagaatCACTCCTTGGGTTGACGAAAACGATAAGATTTTCGTGCACAGATCCGGACACAAATGTATTTAAAACCGTCTGATGGGTGTGAGCCCCATTCTGTGCAAAATCCACGGGCATCAAACTGTTTCAAACACATCAGGCATCGGAATATATTTCTTTGCAAGAATATCTGTCTCCGAATTTGTATACAAACGTTTCTGGTCATAGCATTACTATTAAGTTAGGAAAATTCAAACATCTTTCCTAAAGCAGAAGATAATAgataaaaaatgtattgatattcaaaaaaaaatgtattaaaatgTGTACAAATATTTAAATATACGTGAAATATGTATTAACATCTCAATTTATATAGAATTATTGATACACTCTATTATCCTCCGTCAAACAAACGGACATCGGCAGGACCGATTAAGAATACTACTGTACATGTTAGCAGGGCCGATTGAAAGTCAATAGTTATGGTGGGCTTTCCATTAGAAAGGTAGGCCCAGATTCCTGATTAGTGTACGAAGGTAAATAGAGTCACCCGTTGAGCACTGGCGAGTTGAGTTCGGTTCCGGAAACAACTACGGAGTATTTTCCATCCATCCCtcacaggtctctctctctctctctctctagttgtTCAAGATTGTTATATAATAATATAGGAAATTAACGATATCCCAATGAGATTCACTGGGTTTTCTCAAGATTCGCAATGAAAGATCCGAAAATGCTGGCTTCTGTACCTTTTATtggttctttttatttttatatcttCGATAAGTAATCTGACTTGATTGGTTCTAAGATCATCTCCAGCCGTCACTCACATCCGTACACTCAAGTTTGAGTAGGAAAATTGATTACAAGCTCCCTCTGGTATCATCCACCACAATGGCAAACCCATTTTTTCTTGTCAAATCTTGCTTAGAAAAAATTCAGTCAATGCCGACCCAGATCCGTTGAGAAATCAGGAGCTTCAAATCTGTTCCACCTAcgctcaccaccaccacctgcAAGCAAAAACTAGCCGTTGCAAATTAGGTATGAGATTTAGGTCTCCTTgatttgggttaaaaaaaaaataatttgaatttggtatgAGTTTGATTCAAGGGCTGGAGTTGGATTTTGTGGGTATTTCCtcaaattttaaactttggTTCACTAAATAGGCGAAGAACTTCTCATTATGTCATGGTCTACAATGTTTTTTGCTAGTCGTAGAAAATAATGTCACATTTTATTGTTTTATGCCATTTTTGCTTCGTACTTCTTCTGCAGTGAAGAATCCTTAATGAAATAAGAAAAGGGTAATGTGTATTATGGTGATTGGTAGCGGTTTGTTATCAAGTAGTTCTGATGTTCCTGTTTCATTACAACTCTGAATGTGAACTTGATATTCATGATTTGGTGGCTTTGTGTTAGAGGATTCGGTTTTGCTAGAGTTAAAGAAGTCTAGAGTAGGATGAACCCGGGGGACCCCCCTACCCAAGtttcaagttttctttttaGGTATGGTAGTATTTTTGCAGAACGTTTAAATTTATATAGGTTCATCCATCCAATTTCTATtacaaataaatttaaaattacgaAGGAGTGTTGAACATAAAATTGAATTCTGATTGGAACattgaggttttttttgttagggttttTGCATACAAATGTAACACTAGCTTCTATTATTTGTGTTTTACAATAGGTCTGTATGCGCAATATTGTATTTGGATTTTGTATTGGCATGATTGATACGGTCTTTCATATGTTCAAAAAACAATTACAATGTTTGCTCCCCTGTCATTAAAATCCAGCGTCTGCCTGCTAGAGTTGCTAGAATCAGTGAGGTGGACCAATTCAATTCTGCAACATAAACTAGCACTCCCTCTCATGATTCTTTCCCCAAAGAaatttaatctctctctctcaattgggacctctttttttcttatcatCCTGTGACCTAATACCTGAATGAATGCAATTTTATTCCTGTTTGGCTCTGATCCCTTTTGAGACCCCATTGAAACAATCTTCCAAGGAATTCTAACTCAGTTCTTTGGGGATTAATGAAGGATCAATCCCCTTTGCCTGTGCTAGAATATGTTTTTAAATTACCGTACATTCACATGCACGTGTAGAAAAATTCATTTGTAGGGAATCAGGGATTATTACTAATTATAAGAACTTTGAAGCATAATTAGATCAATGCTTGCTTAGGTTTACAAAATTATACAAGCCCAAAATGGATTTGCTAAAATACATCATGTAAATTCTAAGGATCCATTGCAGTCTCTAGATGTCGACTTAAAAAACCCAATCAAAAGGAATGGCCCGGAAATTACAGCttgataattaaataaaatgagGCAGTCCTCGCCTAGAAGAGAATTTATTGGATGGAGACTTTAAGTTGATGCTGGAaagaatcagagagagagagagagagagagagagagcaaccaAATCCTATAGAATATGGAttgggtgggttttttttttttttttttggggggggggggggctagAAGATTTGGTGGATTGACAtagtcaattttttgttgggatTCTGTTGAGATGCGTACACAGTAAAAAATTACCTGATTGACTTTAATTGGTCCACCTCACCAACTCTAAGCAACTTTATGCTGTCTAACTCTAGCAGAACCGAACTTTGAACTATTACTTGCTACTGCTTTAGAATGTCACAGAATTGACTCAGAACTACAAGTTATGGCTTGCAATTGATATGATCGAGAATGCAGAATGGGAATTTGTATTATGTATGGCCACACACATTGAAAGGTTTTGACATGATATAGAATCAAACCCTCATTCACCAAACTGTTTGAATGGCAGATCGGTGATCTCCAGAGAGTCGGTCCTTAGACATCACTGTAACAGGCTAACAGCATAAGCAAGACCTTCAATGGCTTCTCCTTTGGCATCTGATCAAGCAAAACAAGGATTAAGTTGGATGGAATGGCTCCAAGGGTGGTCTAATGTGATTTATGAAGTCCTTTTTCAGAAGGTTGAAGCAAGACATCTTAAAACTCCGCTGCCACTACCTCCATTGAACAATCTTACCTGTATTGTTACCGGTTCCACCAGTGGAATTGGGCTTGAAGTAGCCAGACAATTGGCTGAATCAGGGGCACATGTTGTTATGGCAGTAAGAAACCCCACTGCAGCCCATTCTTTAATCCAAACATGGCAGAACCAAACCTCAAGTAAGGATTCCTTGAACATTGATGTCATGGAGCTTAATCTCCTCTCTCTAGAATCCGTCGTGAGGTTTTCTGAAAAATGGAATTTGCTGGGAAAACCCCTAAATGTCCTTATCAATAACGCCGGGATCTTTTCCATTGGAGAGCCTCAAAAGTTTTCAAACGACGGGTATGAAACTCATATGCAAGTGAACCATCTTGCTCCTGCATTGCTCTCACTCCTACTCTTACCCTCACTTAAAAGAGGGGCTCCAAGTAGAATCATCAACGTCAACTCTATCATGCATTTTGTATGTAATGTTGATCCAAACGACATGAACTTTGTTTCCGGGAAAAGAAAATTCTCGAGCCTCGTGGGATACTCGAGCAGTAAACTAGCTCAAGTCATGTTTAGCAACATTCTCCATAAGCGCCTCCCTTCTGAATCAGGGATTAgcattatttgtgtgggacccggaGCTGCCCAAACAAATGTTGCTAGGGATCTTCCTAAAATTCTGCAAGTTGGTTATCAGCTGATTCCGCTTGTCCTCTTTAATGCTGAAGAAGCATCCAGAAGCACACTCTTTGCTGCTACTGATCCCGAGATTCCCAAGTACTGTGGACAGTTGAAGTGGGATGAGTGGCCTGCCTGCGCTTACATCTCTTACACTTGTCGTCCAATGAACCCTTCCAAAGAAGCACAGAGGATGGATATTTCTAGCTTAGTTTGGGAGAAGACACTTGATATGGTTGGCCTTTCTGGTGATTGTTTGGAGATGCTTCTAGAAGGGAAAGAAACACAATGCCGCTATGGAGCCCACCTTAATTAGGTGCCAATAATTTAGGTGCGGAAGTCTGCACTTGCATGTTTTTGATTGGGTTCTTCTCCAATGTTACGCATTTCTTTCAATTGCTTAATCGTTGTCTGCTAGAATGGACTAGATCCTTCTGATACATTATGCTTGTTTTAGTTGCACATTTCTCAAATTACACAATCCAGATACACTTGTGCTTCCCCGCAAATGTGGTGAATTTTCAGCCATTGGATCACTTGGGAATCTCAAGTGACGTGAAGATTCTAATGCGATCCAATGGCCAGGAAATGTATTGGAACTCCTGTACAGAGAAATTTAGGGTACAACGATTCGAactccctttttgttttgactAAGAAGTACGGATACGACATGGAAACGACGCAGCATGACATGGACATGTAGATACGTGATTTCTTCTAAAATTAGGACACGTATTCATGGTGGACACGTTGAATAAACAGTATATTCTTGTATTATGGATTTATCTTATAGTTCATATAAGACATCAAAAACATATTCCATAGTAATATTAGGCAGATACAAATCAAAAGTCGTATAAGTGTTTATGAACTCAACATCTATGGAAATTCTTACTCTAGCCAagttttaaaatatgtttttaacaTGTTCCAAGAGTATCCCCAACCTGCCGGGTAGGAGAACATATAGGAAAAATAGACACCTATTTAGTCTTGTTAGACATCTGTCCGGAGAGAGTTGTGCGTGTCCGTGTTGGACACGTGTCAAACACGGATACGTGAGGCTGGTAGACgtgtctgtgcttcttaggttTTTGAATAGCTGTTTTAGATGTAATCCCAACTTTGCTGCTATCTGTAAGAATGGCTTATATTAGTTTTGGATGATGACTTGAAACTACTTGTCATCTTCTGTAGACAATCCTTGTTATATTGTGGTTGAATTAGTCCTACACTCCTACTCTGCCTAAACTAGACCGTTTTCAGTTGCTTCTATCCACATACATGTCTGAATTGGGCAAGCATAATAACATGTGTGCAGGAAGAAGTTGCTTTTGCAAATTGTGACAAATTCCCCTTACAGTTATTGCTGTTTTGTTGTGGGCCAAAGGAATCTGAAGAAAACCTGTATTTGCCAGTGTTTTATGTTTATAGCAAAACTGCGATGACCGACTTAGTGTCAACATTTTAAGTGCTACAGTGGCCAGTAGATGTTCTCATACGAGTTTTAGGAAGCTGTAAGTTACTTAGTTCTTATTAGGGTtgataaacaaatcaaaattcGAGTTTGAGCTCGTATTCGGCTCATTAAAAGTCTGACCAATACTCTTGTTTTCCTTTCAAATGAAGACCCCTAAGGTAAATGAATTCCGCCAAACAACTTGGTGTTGAAAAAGATTGATACCGAAGTCCCGACTCCACCATGCTAACCCATAGGGATTGGCCGAGTGAACTTGGCCTGAGATTTAGGGGTTTGTTCCCTTCTAACATCTCAGTTTCAATTCACTTTACCAACAACTTTTGAAGTCACATCAGTCGAGGCAAATGCTTCAGTCTCCCTCgataagcaaaataaataaattcttgGAGTCACCTAACCCCTATGCGTAAGCATACAAACTGACCTGACCTGGGACACCAtggattaccaaaaaaagaactcCACTGCGGACTCAGAGAAAAGATTCACACCCATTAAAGTCAATAGTTCAGAGGAGTGGTTGAATACTTGAATTGTATCACTAACTTTTCTCAAAACCAGACGTGCTAATTTGGCAAGCAACCAAAGtcagccaaaaaaaatccaGCAAGCAGTTCGCTTTCCCGACAAAATTGCCCAATCAGTTTTGCTGGTGCAATAAACACTTTCACACACAAACTCTCGTACATTAAGTGTGGAATCCACACATTTAGTCAATCAGTGTGCAGTATTTGTAAGGCCcatatataaacacataaacttTCTTACATTAGTTGCCCGCACTACAAAGGTTTGTAGGGTGGCCAATTCAGTCATTCATTTTGATGCTAACAGCTTGGATTTAGTTCGAGCCGTCCGTTGCTC
This DNA window, taken from Rhododendron vialii isolate Sample 1 chromosome 8a, ASM3025357v1, encodes the following:
- the LOC131335338 gene encoding dehydrogenase/reductase SDR family member FEY-like, producing MASPLASDQAKQGLSWMEWLQGWSNVIYEVLFQKVEARHLKTPLPLPPLNNLTCIVTGSTSGIGLEVARQLAESGAHVVMAVRNPTAAHSLIQTWQNQTSSKDSLNIDVMELNLLSLESVVRFSEKWNLLGKPLNVLINNAGIFSIGEPQKFSNDGYETHMQVNHLAPALLSLLLLPSLKRGAPSRIINVNSIMHFVCNVDPNDMNFVSGKRKFSSLVGYSSSKLAQVMFSNILHKRLPSESGISIICVGPGAAQTNVARDLPKILQVGYQLIPLVLFNAEEASRSTLFAATDPEIPKYCGQLKWDEWPACAYISYTCRPMNPSKEAQRMDISSLVWEKTLDMVGLSGDCLEMLLEGKETQCRYGAHLN